The genomic DNA CCTCCAGCCTCGCTGAAATACGAGGCCAGGAGAAAGCAGTGAAGGAGCTCAGAGCCATTGGAAAGCAGCCTCTTCTGCTCTACGGCCCATCAGGCTGCGGGAAGACATGCTCGGTCTATGCGTTAGGCAATGAGAAAGGGTGGGAAGTAATTGAGATTAATGCATCAGACGTCAGAAGCAAGGCCGCAATCGAAGAGAGGATAGGGCCTGCATTGCATCAGCAAAGCCTGTTCGCAACCCAGAAGATTGTCCTTATCGACGAAGTCGACAGCCTCTCAGGAAACAAGGACAGGGGAGGAGTTTCTGCCATCGTGCAGGTGATGAAAGGCTCTCCCTTTCCCGTCATCCTCACCGCAAACAACCCATGGGACCCGAAATACAGCTCCTTGCGATCAAAGTGCAGGCTTGTTGAGTTCAACGAGTTGAGCCACGAAGCAATTCTAGTGATCCTGAGAAGGATCTGCGAGAAAGAAGCGATTGTGTATGACGAGTCCAGCCTTTCAAGCATCGCGCATCGTTCAGGAGGCGACTGCCGCGCAGCGATCAACGATCTCCAGTCTCTTGCAGCAGGGAAAAGGCTCATGAAAGAAGACCTGGACGCGCTGTCCTACCGGAACAAGATTGAAAGCATGCCGAAAGCCCTGGTAAAAGTATTCAAGACTACGGATGCTGACATCGCCTTACATGCGTTTGATGACATTGAAGAAGACCCCGACAAGGCAATGCTATGGATCGAGGAGAACCTTCCAAAGGAGTACACCAAGCCGAAAGACTTGGCAGCTGCATTCCGCTTTCTTTCCCAGGCAGACATCTTCAGGAGAAGGATCCGGAGGTGGCAGCACTGGCGCTTTCTCATTTATGTGAACGCATTAATGACTGCTGGCGTGGCAGTGGCAAAAAAAAACAAGTACAAAAGCTTCGTGCAGTACAAGCAAACAACAAGGATCCTGAAGATATGGAAAGCAAATATGCAGTATATGAAGCGGAAAGCCATTGCAGGAAAAGTTGCAAGGAAGACGCATTGCTCAACAAGGGTTGCTATTCAGTCTACCATTCCGTATCTGGAGATTATCTTCAAGAAGGACAAGAAAGAGGGGGAGAAGATATCCAAGGATCTTGGCCTCCAGGAAGAAGAGGTGAAGTGGCTGGAGAAGTGAGCTAACTCTTCCATAACGCTTTCTCAACACACCTTGGCACCATGCTTGAAAGAGTTTCCTTATGCCCGAAGCTGGCAAGCTCCTTGACAAGTGTGGAGCTAATATGGGCATATTCTTCTGAAGGAGGTATGAAGATCGTCTGCAGCCCAGGGTTCATCCTCGCATTCTGGAATGCCATCTGCAGCTCATAGTCAAGGTCAGCGCTTCCCCTCACTCCTTTCACAATGAGGCTGCATTTCTTTGCCTTTGCAAAATCAGCCAAAAGCCCGGAAAATGAGACGACTTCAACGCCTTTCGTTGATTCCCGGATAAACTGCATCCTTTTGCTTAGGGAGAAAAACTGCTTCTTGGCAGGAGTCTCTGGAAGTGCAACAATAAGCTTGTCCACAAAAAGCAGCGCCTTTCTGACAACATCAAGATGCCCATGGGTTATGGGATCAAATGTTCCGGGGTAGATTGCGGTTTTCATAGACTAAAGCGTCGTTATCGCCCTGCTCTGCACGATAAACAACTTTCCTTTCTTGTCAATCACGAACTCAATATCCTGCGGATGCTTGTAATGCGCCTCAATCTTCTCTCCCATCCTTGAGACCATCTCTATCAGGCTGTGCTTGATCTTGAAATGCTCGCTCTTCTCCTCAATGATATGCGTCTTTTTATTGAGGAAATAGCTGTTCGGAGTGACCTGGCCTGAGACTAACTGCTCCCCCAGTCCTTCAACAACCTCAATTAAAATGTATTTCTTATTGACAGGATCGATTGTAAACACCACTCCTGCGTATTCAGGCTCAGCCATCTCCTGCACAACGACAGATATTAACACATCACGGTGGTGGAAATTCTTTTTTTCTCTATAATAAATCGCCCGGGAAGTAAACAA from Candidatus Nanoarchaeia archaeon includes the following:
- the coaD gene encoding pantetheine-phosphate adenylyltransferase; the encoded protein is MKTAIYPGTFDPITHGHLDVVRKALLFVDKLIVALPETPAKKQFFSLSKRMQFIRESTKGVEVVSFSGLLADFAKAKKCSLIVKGVRGSADLDYELQMAFQNARMNPGLQTIFIPPSEEYAHISSTLVKELASFGHKETLSSMVPRCVEKALWKS
- a CDS encoding replication factor C large subunit, translating into MNPFIRSYQPSSLAEIRGQEKAVKELRAIGKQPLLLYGPSGCGKTCSVYALGNEKGWEVIEINASDVRSKAAIEERIGPALHQQSLFATQKIVLIDEVDSLSGNKDRGGVSAIVQVMKGSPFPVILTANNPWDPKYSSLRSKCRLVEFNELSHEAILVILRRICEKEAIVYDESSLSSIAHRSGGDCRAAINDLQSLAAGKRLMKEDLDALSYRNKIESMPKALVKVFKTTDADIALHAFDDIEEDPDKAMLWIEENLPKEYTKPKDLAAAFRFLSQADIFRRRIRRWQHWRFLIYVNALMTAGVAVAKKNKYKSFVQYKQTTRILKIWKANMQYMKRKAIAGKVARKTHCSTRVAIQSTIPYLEIIFKKDKKEGEKISKDLGLQEEEVKWLEK